Proteins found in one Anabas testudineus chromosome 1, fAnaTes1.2, whole genome shotgun sequence genomic segment:
- the LOC113161501 gene encoding monocyte to macrophage differentiation factor 2-like, producing the protein MNLVRFMNNRVPPNKRYQPTEYEHAANCATHALWIIPSLLGSSVLHFQSEDQWEQLSAWVYGAGLSSLFIISTLFHTVAWKKSHLRSVEHCFHMCDRMVIYFFIAASYAPWLNLRELGPWACHMRWIVWVMASFGTTYVFFFHERYKIMELICYTVMGVFPALVILSMPEQSGLYELLVGGAFYCLGMVFFKSDGIVPFAHAIWHLFVATGAAIHYYAIWKYLYAQPSNQVQTSR; encoded by the exons GTTTATGAACAACCGTGTTCCTCCCAACAAGAGATACCAACCCACAGAGTATGAGCATGCTGCCAACTGTGCCACGCATGCg TTATGGATAATCCCCAGTCTGCTGGGCAGCTCCGTGTTGCACTTCCAGTCTGAGGACCAATGGGAGCAGTTGTCGGCCTGGGTGTATGGAGCAGGACTCAGCTCACTCTTCATCATCTCCACCCTGTTCCACACTGTGGCCTGGAAGAAGAGCCACTTacg GTCTGTGGAGCACTGTTTCCACATGTGTGACAGGATGGTGATCTATTTCTTCATCGCTGCCTCCTATGCCCCGTG GCTGAACCTGCGGGAGCTGGGTCCCTGGGCGTGCCACATGCGCTGGATAGTGTGGGTCATGGCCTCTTTTGGTACCACATACGTCTTCTTCTTCCATGAGAG GTATAAGATCATGGAGCTGATCTGCTACACAGTGATGGGAGTATTTCCTGCCCTCGTCATCCTCTCAATG CCGGAGCAGTCAGGGCTGTATGAGCTGCTGGTGGGTGGAGCCTTCTACTGTCTCGGCATGGTCTTCTTCAAAAGTGATGGCATCGTTCCATTCGCTCATGCCATCTGGCACTTGTTTGTGGCGACGGGAGCAGCAATACACTACTACGCCATCTGGAAGTACCTCTATGCTCAGCCATCCAATCAGGTCCAGACCTCCAGATGA